One window of Pyxicephalus adspersus chromosome 4, UCB_Pads_2.0, whole genome shotgun sequence genomic DNA carries:
- the CLN8 gene encoding protein CLN8: MYSFDFDLDYSSWGICFKLIAAGFLFYMGIFTFCHLLSVPLFSTYRALSTREKVFWDLAATRAVFGVQCIIAGLIALLFDPVLTADKITGRRGWSWFTILTAVGFFLFENIALHVSNFVFWTFDAFLAVHHFFAFLGYFGVIFCSTAGHYLGMVTLLLEMSTPFTCVSWMLLKAGWSRTLFWKTNQWLMIHLFHCRMVLTYHLWWVSLYNWDRMVTTLPLAYLAFFLTGLALVTLILNPYWTYKKTHQLLTPVDWNFEPASSKATVVGNGGLILKKDN; this comes from the exons ATGTATAGCTTTGATTTTGATTTAGATTATTCATCATGGGGCATCTGCTTCAAGCTGATAGCTGCTGGTTTCCTGTTTTACATGgggatttttacattttgccatCTTCTGTCTGTACCTCTCTTTTCCACCTACAGAGCTCTGTCTACTCGGGAGAAGGTATTCTGGGATCTTGCAGCTACCCGAGCTGTATTTGGAGTACAGTGTATCATTGCAGGACTTATTGCATTGCTCTTTGATCCTGTACTTACTGCTGACAAGATCACTGGACGGAGAGGGTGGTCTTGGTTCACTATTTTAACAGCGGTTGGATTCTTTCTGTTTGAGAACATAGCCCTGCATGTCTCTAATTTTGTGTTTTGGACATTTGATGCTTTTTTGGCTGTTcaccacttttttgcttttttgggcTACTTTGGTGTGATCTTCTGCAGCACAGCCGGACACTATTTGGGCATGGTGactttattgttggaaatgagcACACCTTTCACCTGCGTTTCATGGATGCTGCTAAAG GCTGGCTGGTCACGTACCTTATTTTGGAAGACAAATCAATGGCTTATGATTCACCTGTTCCACTGTCGCATGGTCCTTACTTATCACCTCTGGTGGGTATCCCTTTACAACTGGGATCGCATGGTGACCACATTACCCCTGGCATATCTAGCATTTTTCCTTACTGGCTTAGCATTAGTGACTCTTATTCTGAATCCATACTGGACTTACAAAAAGACCCACCAACTGTTGACTCCTGTTGACTGGAACTTTGAACCAGCTTCCTCAAAGGCAACGGTAGTAGGCAATGGGGGACTAATTTTAAAGaaggataattaa